One genomic window of Thermococcus indicus includes the following:
- a CDS encoding eCIS core domain-containing protein codes for MRKLSEKLAVLGLIILLVSALYAAERLTVNPSAVLGEVNGILDQVQEIRNLTFKERPKIVVLTKSEALAKWKPGKADIERMKIEELTYKMTLLLPPDYQYVKKETERSANWIAATVGDTIYIIQENFMADPDTARRTIAHESVHVLQKQWFDAKYDADTYDGTIAIQSLIEGDADLVADLYCERNGIPIHKIRSLSGNPLTDLHIFPYVFGDKFVRYLYEKGGWELVNEAYGHYPVSAQQVMHPELYLENVTPTNVTLSEPPSSRVLKEDRLGEYYVYLLLRDVAKLEDETSWNVSSAWRGDKLLLTQNASGYLLQWKVAFSSGSAARTFGETLSKLAEGNTYANYTIRIEGNSVLLIAKRRD; via the coding sequence ATGCGGAAGCTTTCCGAAAAGCTGGCGGTTCTCGGGCTGATAATCCTGCTCGTCTCGGCGCTCTACGCAGCGGAGAGGCTGACCGTCAATCCGAGCGCGGTTCTCGGTGAGGTAAACGGGATACTCGACCAGGTCCAGGAGATAAGGAACCTCACCTTCAAGGAGAGGCCGAAGATAGTGGTTCTCACGAAGAGCGAGGCCCTGGCCAAGTGGAAGCCAGGCAAAGCGGACATCGAGAGGATGAAAATAGAAGAGCTGACCTACAAGATGACCCTCCTCCTTCCGCCGGATTACCAGTACGTCAAAAAGGAAACCGAGAGAAGCGCCAACTGGATAGCCGCAACCGTTGGGGACACGATATACATCATCCAGGAGAACTTTATGGCCGATCCGGACACCGCCAGGAGGACGATAGCCCACGAGAGCGTCCACGTGCTCCAGAAGCAGTGGTTCGACGCGAAGTACGACGCCGACACCTACGATGGCACCATAGCGATCCAGTCCCTCATCGAGGGCGACGCCGACCTGGTTGCTGACCTCTACTGCGAGAGGAACGGGATACCCATCCACAAGATACGCTCGCTGAGCGGGAACCCGCTTACGGACCTCCACATCTTCCCCTACGTCTTCGGCGACAAGTTTGTTCGCTACCTCTACGAGAAAGGCGGCTGGGAGCTGGTGAACGAGGCCTATGGTCACTATCCAGTCTCGGCGCAGCAGGTCATGCACCCCGAGCTGTACCTCGAAAACGTTACGCCCACCAACGTCACCCTGAGCGAACCGCCGAGCTCGCGCGTCCTCAAGGAAGACAGGCTCGGCGAATACTACGTTTACCTCCTCCTCAGGGACGTTGCGAAGCTTGAGGACGAGACCTCCTGGAACGTCTCGAGTGCGTGGCGCGGGGATAAGCTCCTCTTGACCCAGAACGCGAGTGGCTACCTCCTCCAGTGGAAGGTGGCCTTCTCAAGCGGGAGCGCCGCGAGGACCTTTGGTGAAACCCTCTCCAAGCTCGCGGAGGGCAACACCTATGCCAACTACACGATAAGGATTGAAGGGAACTCCGTTCTCCTGATCGCCAAAAGGAGGGACTGA
- the rimI gene encoding ribosomal protein S18-alanine N-acetyltransferase: MSVSIRQFGGRVPLAMVAIRPARLFDIPEVMRIERESFREDYPRGVFLVFLENNPDTFLVAEYNGKVIGYVMGYLRPDLEGHIMSIAVDPAYRGNGIGSALLTEVIERLINRGARYIGLEVRVSNENAIKLYERFGFRRIKRIIGYYADGEDAYYMLLPADEWGGRN, translated from the coding sequence ATGAGCGTCTCCATCCGTCAGTTTGGGGGGAGGGTCCCACTAGCCATGGTGGCCATAAGACCGGCCAGGCTCTTTGATATCCCCGAGGTCATGAGGATAGAGCGCGAGTCCTTCAGGGAGGACTACCCGAGGGGTGTCTTCCTGGTCTTCCTGGAGAACAACCCCGACACCTTTTTGGTCGCCGAGTACAACGGCAAAGTTATCGGCTATGTCATGGGCTACCTCAGACCGGACCTCGAGGGCCACATCATGAGCATAGCCGTCGATCCGGCGTACCGGGGCAACGGCATAGGCTCAGCTTTGCTTACCGAGGTCATCGAAAGGCTCATAAACCGGGGGGCCCGCTACATAGGCCTGGAGGTTCGCGTGAGCAACGAAAATGCCATAAAGCTCTACGAGCGCTTTGGCTTCAGGCGGATCAAGCGCATAATCGGCTACTATGCGGACGGGGAGGATGCGTACTACATGCTCCTGCCCGCCGACGAGTGGGGTGGAAGGAATTGA
- a CDS encoding LAGLIDADG family homing endonuclease, with amino-acid sequence MNWSKAELLPAEPIVEMLKSIEGAIEGNWRYELRHQLYEGKKRVRKATLKKVLAMVNKDRLDERGRRILETLRKLAQTDLHALIVRKVEVVEYNDFVYDVSVPGNEMFFAGEIPVLLHNSDERGINVIREKVKEFARTKPIGGASFKIIFLDEADALTQDAQQALRRTMEMFSNNVRFILSCVTGDTKIYTPDEREVKIRDFLRHFEEGIIKEVSNRAGRDTVVAAVAFNSKIIGHPVYRLTLESGRVIEATGDHMFLTPTGWVQTYDLKEDSEVLVRPTLEGTPYEPDPRQIIDLRGFFAFLEEIEREHGLKPLGEARTFRELLTRDKEKILARVLELKAEMENGLTVREAEILGQIPGDWISRRELQEKVGLSRVRLNQFLQSLEKKGYVERRIEGKKQLIRKIRDGKPLRNAMDVKKVIEEEFGIGISYSTVKRLLNGELSGMAYSILKEVKEKWLVRYDDEKAGILARVLGFLLGDGHLVKAHKRVWFNSSKEELEALAEDLRRLGLKPSEIIEREVSSEIRGRKVEGKIHMLYVDSSAFHALMRFWGVKAGNKTSNGYTVPEWIKRGNLFIKREFLRGLFGADGTKPSGRKYNFNGIKLEMRATRESLEETTEFFNDLAGLLREFDVESKIVVSPADGKFAVRLIVTPNDVNYLNFLTRVGYAYAKDSYARLVGEYLRIKLAYKEIVLPQIAERAVELATATNPTQAAKVLGVKRDFVVNRLRGVPIGLTRDFMTFEEFLSERTLNGYVVEKVIKKEELGYLDVYDVTCARDHSFISNGLVSHNCNYSSKIIEPIQSRCAIFRFRPLNDEDVAERIRYIAENEGLELTEDGLQAILYVAEGDLRRAINVLQAAAALDKTITDENVFLVASRARPEDVRDMMNLALEGNFLKAREKLREILLKQGLSGEDVLIQMHKEVFNLPIPEDRKVALADKIGEYNFRLVEGANEMIQLEALLAQFTIMGK; translated from the coding sequence ATGAACTGGAGCAAGGCCGAGCTCCTTCCGGCGGAGCCGATAGTGGAGATGCTCAAGAGTATAGAGGGTGCAATCGAGGGCAACTGGCGCTACGAGCTCAGGCACCAGCTCTACGAGGGCAAGAAGCGCGTGAGGAAGGCCACGCTGAAGAAGGTTCTTGCCATGGTGAACAAGGACAGGCTCGACGAGAGGGGCAGGAGAATCCTAGAAACCCTTAGAAAGCTCGCCCAGACGGACTTACATGCCCTAATCGTTAGGAAGGTCGAGGTTGTTGAGTACAACGACTTCGTCTACGACGTCAGCGTTCCGGGCAACGAGATGTTCTTCGCCGGCGAGATACCTGTCCTCCTGCACAACTCCGACGAGCGCGGAATAAACGTCATCCGCGAGAAGGTGAAAGAGTTCGCAAGGACTAAGCCGATAGGCGGTGCGAGCTTCAAGATAATCTTCCTCGACGAGGCAGATGCCCTGACCCAGGACGCTCAGCAGGCCCTGAGGAGAACGATGGAGATGTTCTCGAACAACGTGAGGTTTATTTTGAGCTGTGTCACAGGAGACACCAAAATCTACACCCCCGACGAGAGGGAGGTAAAGATTAGGGACTTCCTCAGGCACTTCGAGGAGGGCATCATCAAGGAAGTCAGCAACAGGGCCGGAAGGGACACTGTTGTTGCTGCGGTGGCTTTCAACTCAAAGATAATCGGCCACCCCGTTTACAGGCTTACCCTTGAGAGTGGAAGGGTAATAGAGGCAACTGGCGACCACATGTTTCTCACGCCGACGGGCTGGGTTCAGACCTACGATCTTAAGGAAGACTCGGAAGTCCTCGTCAGGCCTACACTGGAGGGAACTCCCTACGAGCCCGACCCGAGGCAGATAATTGACCTTAGGGGGTTCTTTGCCTTCCTTGAAGAAATCGAGCGCGAGCACGGATTGAAGCCGCTTGGCGAGGCGAGAACCTTCCGTGAACTTCTCACGAGGGATAAGGAGAAAATCCTCGCGAGGGTTCTGGAGCTTAAGGCCGAGATGGAGAACGGTTTGACGGTTAGAGAGGCCGAAATCCTGGGGCAGATCCCAGGGGACTGGATTTCGAGGAGAGAACTGCAGGAAAAAGTCGGCCTATCAAGGGTGAGGCTCAACCAGTTCCTGCAGAGCCTTGAAAAGAAGGGCTACGTTGAGAGAAGGATTGAGGGCAAAAAACAGCTAATCAGAAAGATTCGCGATGGTAAGCCCTTGAGAAATGCAATGGACGTGAAGAAGGTCATAGAGGAGGAGTTTGGAATAGGAATAAGCTACTCCACCGTTAAAAGGCTCCTCAACGGCGAGCTGAGCGGAATGGCCTACAGCATCCTTAAGGAGGTCAAGGAGAAGTGGCTCGTCCGCTACGACGACGAGAAAGCTGGAATCCTCGCGAGGGTTCTCGGCTTCCTCCTCGGCGACGGCCACCTCGTGAAGGCACACAAGAGGGTTTGGTTCAACTCAAGTAAGGAGGAGCTTGAGGCCCTCGCCGAAGACCTCAGGAGACTCGGCCTAAAGCCCTCTGAAATAATCGAGAGGGAAGTCTCATCGGAAATCCGCGGAAGAAAGGTTGAGGGCAAAATACACATGCTCTACGTTGACAGCTCGGCCTTCCACGCGCTCATGCGCTTCTGGGGAGTCAAAGCAGGAAACAAAACCTCCAACGGCTACACCGTTCCGGAGTGGATAAAGAGGGGCAACCTCTTCATCAAGAGGGAGTTCCTGAGAGGACTCTTCGGAGCGGACGGGACAAAGCCGAGCGGAAGGAAGTACAACTTCAACGGGATAAAGCTTGAGATGCGCGCAACGAGGGAGAGCCTTGAGGAGACAACCGAGTTCTTCAACGATTTGGCCGGACTCCTTAGAGAGTTTGATGTGGAGTCAAAGATAGTGGTTTCCCCGGCCGATGGAAAGTTCGCCGTCCGCCTCATAGTTACACCCAACGATGTCAATTACCTCAACTTCCTCACGAGGGTCGGCTACGCCTACGCTAAAGACTCCTATGCGAGGCTCGTTGGGGAATACCTGAGGATTAAGCTGGCGTACAAGGAAATTGTCCTACCACAGATTGCCGAGAGGGCCGTTGAGCTCGCCACCGCAACTAACCCAACTCAAGCCGCTAAGGTTCTCGGCGTTAAGAGGGACTTCGTGGTCAACAGGCTCAGGGGCGTTCCGATTGGCCTAACACGGGACTTCATGACCTTTGAGGAGTTCCTGAGCGAGAGAACGCTCAACGGCTACGTCGTCGAAAAGGTCATCAAGAAGGAGGAACTCGGCTACCTCGACGTCTACGACGTTACCTGCGCCAGGGACCACAGCTTCATCTCCAACGGTCTCGTCAGCCACAACTGCAACTACTCCTCAAAGATAATCGAGCCCATCCAGAGCCGCTGTGCAATCTTCCGCTTCAGACCGCTCAACGACGAGGACGTGGCCGAGCGCATACGGTACATAGCGGAGAACGAGGGACTTGAGCTGACGGAGGACGGCCTTCAGGCCATACTGTACGTTGCCGAGGGCGATCTCAGGAGGGCAATAAACGTCCTGCAGGCGGCTGCGGCGCTCGATAAAACGATAACCGACGAGAACGTCTTTCTCGTGGCGAGCAGGGCCAGGCCGGAGGATGTGCGTGATATGATGAACCTGGCACTGGAGGGCAACTTCCTCAAGGCGAGGGAGAAACTCAGGGAGATTCTCCTCAAGCAGGGCCTCAGTGGTGAGGACGTGCTGATTCAGATGCACAAGGAGGTCTTCAACCTGCCGATTCCTGAAGACAGAAAAGTTGCACTGGCGGACAAGATAGGGGAGTACAACTTCCGCCTCGTTGAGGGCGCCAACGAGATGATACAGCTCGAGGCTCTCCTGGCGCAGTTCACCATAATGGGCAAGTGA
- the psmB gene encoding archaeal proteasome endopeptidase complex subunit beta, giving the protein METKKTGTTTVGIKARDGVVLAADTQASLDHMVETLNIRKIVPITDRIAITTAGSVGDVQALARMLEAEARYYQFTWNRPMSTKAMANLLSNILNENKWFPYLVQIIIGGHVEEPTLANLDAMGGLVFDDYTATGSGSPFAIAILEDGFRKDMSVEEAKELAVRAVRTAGKRDVYTGDRKIQVVVITKDGMKEEFVEFKE; this is encoded by the coding sequence ATGGAAACGAAGAAAACCGGCACCACCACCGTGGGAATAAAGGCCAGGGACGGTGTCGTTCTGGCCGCTGATACGCAGGCTTCCCTCGACCACATGGTCGAGACCCTCAACATCAGGAAGATAGTCCCGATCACCGACAGGATAGCGATAACAACCGCGGGAAGCGTCGGCGACGTTCAGGCCCTGGCGAGAATGCTCGAGGCGGAAGCGCGCTATTATCAGTTCACCTGGAACAGACCCATGAGCACCAAGGCCATGGCGAACCTGCTCAGCAACATACTCAACGAGAACAAGTGGTTCCCCTACCTCGTCCAGATAATCATAGGCGGCCACGTTGAGGAGCCGACCCTGGCGAACCTCGACGCAATGGGTGGTCTCGTCTTCGATGACTACACCGCCACTGGCTCTGGAAGCCCCTTCGCCATAGCCATCCTTGAAGACGGCTTCAGGAAGGACATGAGCGTCGAGGAGGCGAAAGAGCTGGCAGTCAGGGCCGTGAGAACCGCCGGAAAGCGCGACGTTTACACCGGCGACAGGAAAATCCAGGTCGTCGTCATAACGAAGGATGGTATGAAGGAGGAGTTCGTTGAGTTCAAGGAGTGA
- a CDS encoding ABC transporter ATP-binding protein, protein MRLEVRVSFAYGERAVLKGVEFTAERGELLAIIGPNGAGKSTLLKVMVGILRPRGSVRLDGRDLLSMRPPERARLITYVPQSSFPEFAFTIEEFVEMGAYATRGNVEAALKRVGLWERRKEPVTNLSGGEYQLALVARALAQGSEAILLDEPTSHLDINHALVVMELLKTLKEEKIIVTVLHDLNLALRYADRLVLLKGGEKYWEGKPGELKPETIEEVYGVRARIAEVDGHRVLIAGI, encoded by the coding sequence ATGAGGCTGGAGGTTAGGGTTTCCTTCGCCTACGGCGAGAGGGCGGTCCTGAAGGGCGTCGAGTTCACGGCGGAGAGGGGTGAGCTCCTCGCGATAATCGGGCCGAACGGTGCCGGAAAGAGCACCCTGCTGAAGGTCATGGTCGGGATTCTGAGACCGAGGGGGAGCGTGAGGCTCGACGGAAGGGACCTGCTCTCAATGAGACCTCCGGAGAGGGCAAGGCTCATAACCTACGTCCCGCAGAGCTCCTTCCCCGAGTTCGCCTTCACCATCGAGGAGTTCGTTGAGATGGGTGCCTATGCAACAAGGGGCAACGTTGAGGCGGCTTTGAAGCGCGTCGGCCTCTGGGAGCGCAGGAAGGAGCCGGTAACGAACCTGAGCGGCGGCGAGTACCAGCTGGCCCTCGTGGCCAGGGCGCTTGCGCAGGGGAGCGAGGCGATACTCCTGGATGAGCCGACGAGCCACCTGGATATAAACCACGCCCTCGTGGTGATGGAGCTGCTGAAGACCCTTAAGGAGGAGAAGATAATCGTGACCGTTCTCCACGACCTGAATTTAGCGCTCCGGTACGCGGACAGGCTCGTCCTCCTGAAGGGAGGGGAGAAGTACTGGGAGGGGAAGCCAGGGGAGCTGAAGCCGGAGACTATTGAGGAAGTCTACGGGGTGAGGGCGAGGATAGCGGAGGTAGATGGCCACAGAGTTCTTATAGCGGGGATTTGA
- a CDS encoding glycine C-acetyltransferase produces the protein MAKLDWIKEELKELKDKGLYVTIRKLESSQGPWVVVDGKRVLNMCSNNYLGLAAHPKIKEAAIKAILDYGVGAGAVRTIAGTMELHVELEEKLAKFKKREAAILFQSGYNANLGALSALLTKKDNGVFISEELNHASIIDGMRLSGAPKVIYKHLDMEDLKKKLEENKDKEKKIIVSDGVFSMDGDLAPLPEMAELAEQYDAMLYIDDAHGEGVLGDSGRGIVDHFKLHDRVDFEMGTLSKAFGVIGGYVAGPEEAIDYLRQRGRPFLFSSAPNPPDVAAAIASVEILQHSDELVRKLWDNTHFLQNGLRDLGYDLGNTKHPITPVMLYDEKTAQEFSKRLYDEYNIFAQAIVYPTVPLGTARIRLEPSAAHSKEDLQYVLDAFEDLGKKTGFLK, from the coding sequence ATGGCGAAGCTGGACTGGATTAAGGAAGAGCTCAAAGAGCTCAAGGACAAGGGCCTTTACGTAACCATAAGAAAGCTCGAGAGCTCCCAGGGCCCCTGGGTCGTCGTTGACGGAAAGCGCGTTCTCAACATGTGTTCGAACAACTACCTCGGCCTGGCCGCCCACCCCAAGATAAAGGAGGCCGCGATAAAGGCCATCCTCGACTACGGCGTCGGTGCCGGAGCTGTTAGAACCATCGCCGGAACGATGGAGCTTCACGTCGAGCTCGAGGAGAAGCTCGCCAAGTTCAAGAAGAGAGAAGCCGCCATACTCTTCCAGAGCGGCTACAACGCCAACCTCGGCGCTTTAAGTGCTCTGCTCACCAAGAAGGACAATGGCGTGTTCATCAGCGAGGAGCTCAACCACGCGAGCATCATAGACGGAATGCGCCTCAGCGGCGCCCCGAAGGTCATCTACAAGCACCTCGACATGGAGGACCTCAAGAAGAAGCTTGAGGAGAACAAGGACAAGGAGAAGAAGATAATCGTCAGCGACGGTGTCTTCTCGATGGACGGTGACCTCGCCCCGCTGCCGGAGATGGCGGAGCTGGCCGAGCAGTACGATGCCATGCTCTACATAGACGACGCCCACGGTGAGGGTGTCCTCGGAGACAGCGGAAGGGGTATAGTTGACCACTTCAAGCTGCACGATAGAGTGGACTTCGAGATGGGTACGCTGAGCAAGGCCTTCGGTGTCATCGGCGGCTACGTGGCCGGACCGGAGGAGGCCATCGACTACCTCCGCCAGCGCGGAAGGCCGTTCCTCTTCTCAAGCGCCCCGAACCCGCCCGACGTCGCCGCGGCTATAGCTTCCGTCGAGATACTCCAGCACAGCGACGAGCTCGTCAGGAAACTCTGGGACAACACCCACTTCCTCCAGAACGGGCTCCGCGATTTGGGCTACGACCTCGGCAACACCAAGCACCCGATTACTCCGGTTATGCTCTACGACGAGAAGACCGCCCAGGAATTCTCAAAGCGCTTATACGACGAGTACAACATCTTCGCGCAGGCGATAGTCTATCCGACCGTCCCGCTCGGAACCGCAAGGATAAGGCTCGAGCCTTCCGCGGCCCACAGCAAGGAGGACCTCCAGTACGTGCTGGACGCCTTCGAGGACCTCGGGAAGAAGACGGGCTTCTTGAAGTGA
- a CDS encoding DUF835 domain-containing protein, giving the protein MNYPEIKLALEVVKLIAVTGMLVIVLKRHRTFTGLLPSRILSRTFGFLVVFWLGFLADVFNDVYPTSFTKVLDDIILSITLIFGAYLTWWGSRTTLRKSIAPKRLHGNHTSAKIKSGAHIVSEQDVNEIIRLSSGKKILFVTRRPEIMKNLEIPYIWVTKVPGEHSIDPSDMHILLHKIAKSMDEETVIVLDAVEYLILENGFGPTMKFLTALKDITLEKKATLLILLNTESLEKRERAFIEMEFPPLTSSSEDFAPPKGRTINTPF; this is encoded by the coding sequence ATGAATTATCCTGAGATAAAGCTGGCCCTTGAAGTAGTCAAACTTATCGCAGTTACAGGGATGCTCGTAATTGTACTCAAAAGACACAGGACCTTTACAGGCCTCTTACCTTCCCGCATCCTCAGCAGGACATTTGGATTTCTGGTGGTATTCTGGCTTGGATTCCTAGCGGATGTTTTCAACGACGTGTATCCCACATCATTCACAAAGGTACTGGACGATATCATACTCTCCATTACACTGATTTTTGGTGCGTACTTAACTTGGTGGGGCTCTAGGACAACACTAAGAAAGTCCATAGCTCCAAAACGACTCCACGGCAACCACACATCAGCAAAAATCAAAAGCGGTGCCCATATTGTGTCCGAACAAGATGTTAACGAGATAATACGGCTATCCTCAGGAAAAAAGATACTCTTTGTGACAAGACGGCCGGAAATTATGAAAAATCTGGAAATCCCGTACATATGGGTTACAAAGGTTCCCGGCGAACATTCCATCGATCCATCCGACATGCATATTCTCCTCCACAAGATTGCCAAAAGCATGGATGAGGAGACGGTAATAGTTTTAGATGCCGTGGAATATCTGATTCTGGAGAATGGCTTTGGCCCCACTATGAAGTTTCTAACGGCTCTCAAGGATATAACGCTAGAGAAGAAAGCAACTCTGCTGATTTTGCTGAATACTGAGTCCCTCGAAAAAAGAGAACGTGCGTTTATTGAGATGGAATTTCCCCCGCTTACTTCTTCTTCCGAAGACTTTGCCCCCCCAAAGGGAAGGACAATCAACACCCCCTTCTGA
- the thrC gene encoding threonine synthase → MKLLCPICGKTYDEPVQRCECGEPVEFEPFKGEPYIGKTVWERFWDFWPVEPALELSLGEGDTPLVKSRLGEELGVKLYLKNETVNPTWSFKDRGTFLALSHALRESYKAVGTVSTGNMAASVSAYASRFGLRAKILVSESASDEKLKAVSVYGGEVIRVRGDYGKLYFESLNLGERLGVYFINSDNPFRIEGYKGIAFEIAEEVSPDYVLIPTSSGGLFRGIAKGFIELHESGLIDGLPTLIAVQAEGCSPICRAFKEGKTRVERFEKPETIAKAIANPYPPSGNAVLKLLREFGWKCVTVSDDEIREAQRKLAGEGIFVQPASATGVAALRKLELPEGVKVVSILTGSGLKTLKNAPARKIRECPLEELENCLG, encoded by the coding sequence GTGAAGCTCCTCTGCCCCATCTGCGGGAAAACCTACGACGAACCGGTTCAGAGGTGTGAATGCGGTGAACCAGTCGAGTTCGAGCCCTTTAAGGGCGAACCCTACATTGGAAAAACAGTCTGGGAGCGCTTTTGGGACTTCTGGCCGGTGGAACCTGCTCTGGAACTTTCGCTCGGCGAAGGCGACACACCCCTAGTGAAGTCGAGGCTCGGCGAAGAGCTTGGAGTGAAGCTCTACCTCAAGAACGAGACGGTCAATCCAACCTGGAGCTTCAAGGACAGGGGGACGTTTTTAGCCCTAAGCCACGCCCTCAGAGAGAGTTATAAGGCCGTCGGAACGGTCTCGACCGGAAACATGGCGGCGAGCGTTTCTGCCTACGCTTCCCGCTTTGGGTTGAGGGCCAAAATCCTCGTCTCCGAGAGCGCGAGCGACGAAAAGCTGAAGGCCGTTTCGGTTTACGGCGGCGAGGTCATCAGGGTTCGCGGCGACTACGGGAAGCTCTACTTCGAGAGCCTGAATCTGGGAGAAAGGCTCGGGGTTTATTTCATCAACTCGGACAACCCCTTCCGGATCGAGGGCTACAAGGGCATAGCGTTTGAGATAGCCGAGGAAGTAAGCCCGGACTACGTTCTCATTCCGACCAGCTCCGGTGGCCTCTTCCGCGGAATAGCTAAAGGCTTCATCGAGCTCCACGAGAGCGGGCTCATCGATGGACTTCCAACCCTCATCGCGGTTCAGGCCGAGGGCTGTTCGCCGATATGCAGGGCGTTTAAGGAGGGGAAAACAAGGGTGGAGCGCTTTGAGAAGCCGGAGACGATAGCGAAGGCCATAGCGAACCCATATCCACCGAGTGGGAACGCGGTTCTAAAGCTTCTCCGCGAGTTTGGCTGGAAATGCGTGACGGTCTCAGATGACGAAATCAGGGAAGCCCAGAGGAAGCTCGCCGGTGAAGGCATCTTCGTCCAGCCGGCGAGCGCGACCGGTGTAGCTGCCCTGAGAAAGCTCGAACTTCCTGAAGGGGTCAAGGTCGTCTCAATACTTACCGGTTCCGGTTTGAAAACTTTGAAGAACGCTCCGGCCAGGAAAATAAGGGAATGCCCGCTTGAAGAGCTGGAGAACTGCCTGGGGTGA
- the endA gene encoding tRNA-intron lyase: MKEPIIFQLSGDRVFSEREKAINQFYNKRYFGEVVNGKLFLSLIEAAYLMEKGKIRVFDGEKELSFQDLVELGRKRDDQFDIKLLVYTDLRDRGYTVKSALKFGSHFRVYRRGMDEHSQWLIWVVPENLRFSPNDITARVRVAHGVRKNMVMAVVDEDNDVVYYKVEWVKF, translated from the coding sequence TTGAAGGAACCGATAATCTTTCAGCTCAGCGGGGACAGGGTCTTCAGTGAGAGGGAGAAGGCGATAAACCAGTTCTACAACAAGCGCTACTTTGGCGAGGTCGTGAACGGAAAGCTCTTCCTCTCGCTCATAGAGGCGGCCTACCTGATGGAGAAGGGCAAGATACGGGTCTTCGATGGGGAGAAGGAGCTTTCTTTCCAGGATTTGGTCGAACTCGGGAGGAAGAGGGACGACCAGTTTGATATCAAGTTACTCGTTTACACCGACCTGCGCGACAGGGGGTACACGGTGAAGTCCGCCCTCAAGTTCGGCTCCCACTTCCGCGTTTACAGGCGCGGGATGGACGAGCACTCCCAGTGGCTGATATGGGTGGTTCCAGAAAACCTCCGCTTTTCCCCTAACGACATCACCGCCCGCGTGAGGGTTGCCCACGGCGTCAGGAAGAACATGGTGATGGCTGTCGTCGATGAGGACAACGACGTGGTGTACTACAAGGTTGAGTGGGTGAAGTTTTGA
- a CDS encoding FecCD family ABC transporter permease, with product MRRWLPALALLSTAALFLGVYVGSVGISPSDVTASIAYGIKSTLSHFTQTNPGEKPRYFVIIWELRLPRVLLAYLVGLSLASAGVASQALFRNPLADPYIIGVSAGAGIGAALGAIYAPSHMGSLALASALLSVFIVYSVSRVDGHVPVDTLLLAGIAYGFLASAVTWYLIISQGERAHVTWMWLMGTFNGAGWGDVGEMFIVSALGTGFLIWKWRELNLVLLGEESIALGLDLHLYRKLFIGVIALLTAFAVSTAGIIGFIGLVSPHVMRLLLGPNHKSLTPASALFGGVLLVFADLLARTVAKPTELPVGIITALMGAPFFLYLLMKHKRGELYS from the coding sequence ATGAGGAGATGGCTCCCCGCGCTGGCACTGCTCTCAACAGCCGCGCTATTCCTTGGAGTCTACGTGGGCTCCGTGGGCATAAGCCCGTCCGACGTCACCGCCAGCATAGCCTACGGAATAAAATCGACGCTCTCTCACTTCACCCAGACCAACCCGGGTGAAAAGCCGCGGTACTTCGTGATAATATGGGAGCTCCGCCTCCCAAGGGTTCTCCTGGCGTATCTCGTTGGGCTCTCCCTCGCCTCAGCGGGCGTCGCTTCCCAGGCCCTCTTCAGGAACCCCCTGGCTGACCCCTACATCATCGGTGTCAGTGCCGGCGCCGGAATCGGGGCCGCGCTGGGTGCCATCTACGCCCCCTCGCACATGGGCTCCCTTGCCCTCGCCTCCGCCCTGCTATCGGTCTTCATAGTTTACTCCGTCTCAAGGGTCGATGGCCATGTCCCCGTTGACACCCTCCTCCTGGCGGGAATAGCGTACGGCTTTCTGGCGAGCGCGGTAACGTGGTACCTCATCATAAGCCAGGGAGAGAGGGCCCACGTCACCTGGATGTGGCTCATGGGGACGTTCAACGGTGCCGGCTGGGGCGACGTTGGTGAGATGTTCATCGTCTCCGCCCTGGGGACGGGCTTCCTGATATGGAAGTGGCGCGAGCTGAACCTCGTCCTCCTGGGCGAGGAGAGCATAGCACTTGGCCTCGACCTGCACCTCTACAGAAAGCTCTTCATCGGGGTCATAGCCCTTTTAACGGCCTTCGCCGTCTCGACCGCGGGAATAATCGGCTTCATCGGCCTCGTCAGCCCACACGTGATGCGCCTTCTCCTCGGCCCGAACCACAAAAGCCTGACCCCCGCGAGCGCCCTCTTCGGAGGCGTTCTCCTCGTCTTCGCAGACCTGCTCGCCAGAACCGTCGCAAAACCGACCGAACTGCCGGTGGGCATCATAACCGCACTGATGGGGGCGCCCTTCTTCCTGTACCTCCTGATGAAGCACAAGAGGGGGGAGCTGTACTCATGA